AATCCGAAAATCAAACGGCGCCTTTTTGGTCGTGTCAGTTGAAGGGCCCACCAGCCGCTTCACGGCCGCCAGGAATTGGTTGAACGTGGTGGAATCGGGCTGGCCCGCCAGGTTTTTTAGCTCAAACCGCGGCTCGTTCAGGGTGAGTTTGGCGATGTGCAGGTGCCGCGGGTCAAACACCGAGAACAGCGAAATATTGGCATCTGCCTGCCCAATGCTGAACAGCTCCCCGCCGCGCCGGTCCTGCACGCGCACGCCTTCAAGCAATACGCGCGAAAACGGCCGCACATCAACCCGCCCAATCGTAACGCGCTGGCCCAGCTTGCGGGTCAGGATATCCGCGGCCTCGTGGGCTATCCGCGTTTGCACGCTGGGAATCCGCAAAGCAATCAGGGCACCTACCACGGCCAGCACCACCACCAGCCCAAGGCCCAGCAGTACTTTTAGCAGAACGGAGAAGAAACGACGCACCGGGGCAGGAGGGAATTAAGCGGAAAACGCGAGGTAATCCGCAAAGTTGCGGTTTTTTAGCCGTTTGCGACAACGGCTGGGCAGCCTAGCGCAAGTATCAAGCCATGGGAACGGCCGGACCGGGGCTCGGGTTCATCTTTTGGTGCCCGGCCGCGGGGCCGCGCTGCTACCTTTGCCGGGCCGAAAAGTGAGGCGGGCGGTTGTATAGCACAGCCATATGCTGCCACGGGCTTTCTTGCCGGTGCGTCCCTTTACCCCTGATATCTACGCCGCGAAGCGCTGTTTCGCGCTAACACCATGCTCGCTCGTCCTATCATCCTCGCCATCGAATCATCCTGCGACGACACCGGCGCGGCCGTGCTGGCCGGCGGCCAGCTGCTGAGCAATGTAGTGGCCACCCAAAAAGTGCACGAGCAGTACGGCGGCGTGGTGCCCGAGCTGGCGTCGCGGGCGCACCAGCAGCACATGCTGCCCGTGGTCACAGCGGCCTTGCAGGAAGCCGGCATCACCAAGGAAGACCTCGACGCCGTGGCCGTGACCCAGGGCCCCGGCCTGCTGGGCTCCTTATTAGTAGGCGGCATGTTTGCCAAAACCCTGGCCCTGGCGCTGGGCAAGCCGCTGCTGGCCGTGAACCACATGCGCGCCCACATTCTGGCCCACTTCTTGCGCGACCCCAAGCCCACTTTTCCCTTCCTCTGCCTCACCGTGAGCGGCGGCCACACGCAGCTGGTGGTGGTGAAATCGGCGCTGGAAATGGAGGTAATGGGCCAAACCATCGACGACGCGGCCGGCGAAGCGTTCGACAAAACTGCCAAGCTGCTCGGCCTGCCGTACCCCGGCGGCCCGCACCTCGATAAGCTGGCCCGCCAGGGCGACCCCCAGCGATTTGCCTTTCCGGTGGGGGCCATGCCGGGCTACGATTTCTCGTTTAGTGGGCTGAAAACCTCGGTGCTGTATTTCCTGAAGAAAGAAACGGCTGCCAACCCCGACTTCGTGGCCGAAAACCTGCCCGACCTCTGCGCCAGCATCCAGCACACCATCGTGGCCACGCTGCTGCGCCAGCTCCGCCGCGCCGCCGCCGACACCGGCCTGACGCAAGTGGCCCTGGCCGGCGGCGTAGCGGCCAACTCCGGCCTGCGCACCGCCCTGGAGGCCGAAGCCGTGGCCCAGGGCTGGGAGGTCTTCATCCCGGACTTTGCTTTTTGCACCGACAACGCGGCCATGGTGGCCATGACGGCGCACTTCCAGTTCGAAGCCGGCGACTTTGCCACCCAACTCACCAGCCCCGACCCGCGCCTGAAGCTGTGACTCCAACTTTCGGTTGGAACGGTCGTCCGCGCTGCCTGCTTTCGCGTTCTACCCTTACCGTACAATGACCCTCCCACTAAAAGTGGCGTTACCCTCCCTACATGGCCAAAGACGATAAACCCGCCATCATCAATATCAAAAACCGCCGCGCCAGCCACGAATACACTTTTCTGGCCAAGTACGACGCGGGCGTGATGCTGCAAGGCACTGAAATAAAGAGCATTCGCGACGGCAACGTCAACCTCCAGGACGGCTACTGCCTGTTCCATACCGACGGCAGCCTCTGGATTCACGGCGTGCGCATCGCGCCCTATTCCCTGGGTACTTACAACAACCACGACGCCATGCGCGAGCGCAAGCTCCTGCTCAACAAGCGCGAGCTCAAGCAGCTGGCTGGCAAAAGCGTCGACCAGGGCCTGACCATCGTGCCCCTGCGCCTCTTCGTGACCGACCGCGGCTTCGCTAAAATTGAAATCGCCCTGGCCCAAGGCAAGAAGCTGTTCGACAAACGCAACGACCTCAAGGAAAAAGCCCAGAAGCGCGACATGGAACGCCTCTAGGGAGCGATTGAGCGGCTGAATGACTGAGTGAAGCACCGCTCAGCCGCCGAGCCGCGTTTCGCTTTCGCCTTTCTTTGCAGGAAATTACTCAGTTGCTCTGGCACTCAGTCACTCGAAATTCAGTCACCCCACTTACTCCGTCACTCTTTTGAATCCCGGTATCTGCGCCCTGAGCGCTGTCCCCGTCCGCGCCGAGCCCAACGACCGGGCTGAGCTGGTTACCCAACTGCTTTTTGGCGAGTGCTACCAAGTGCTGGTCAAGCAGGAAAACTGGTTCCAGGTGCAGCTCGCCGCCGACGGCTACGTGGGCTGGATGGATTACAAGCAGCACACGCCCGTATCGGCCGAGTACTACGACGCCTGGTGCGCCCAGGACCACCCCCGCGTGCTGGACGTGGTGCAGGCCGTGAGCGACGCCACCACCAAAATCCCGCTTACCCTGGGCAGCCGCCTGCCGTTCTTCGATGGCATGAACCTGCGCCTCGGCGACCGGCAGTACTTTTTCAACGGCACCGCCACCAACCCCACCGCCGCCCCCGACCCGGTTCGCCAGGCCGCGCTGCTGCGCAAAATGGCCCTGCTCTATTTAAAGGCTCCCTATGTGTGGGGCGGCAAAAGCGTGTTCGGCCTCGACTGCTCGGGCCTTTGCCAGCAGCTCTACGGCCTGGTGGGCATTCAGCTCCCGCGCGATGCCCGCCAGCAGATTGACCACGGCCGCCCCGTGCACTTCGTGGCCCAGGCCAAGCCCGGCGACCTCGCCTTTTTCGATAACGCGGAAGGCCGGATTGTGCACGTGGGCATGGTGATGGACGAAGGCCAAATTCTGCACGCCCACGGCGAAGTGCGCCTCGACCCGCTCGACCACAACGGCATCTACAACCGCGACCGGCAGCGCTACTCTCACAAGCTGCGCCTGCTCAAACGCCTGCTGCCGGAGTAGGGGAGGAAGTAAGCTAACAAGTAGGTCATTATCCAGAAGGTCATGCTGAGCTTGTCGAAGCATCTCTACCGCTGAAGTAATCCATTCAATTGGGGTTGCTCTCGCGGTAGAGATGCTTCGTCAAGCTCCGCATGACGTTCTTTTTTCAGGCCTCCGCATCACTGAACTTAACCCAATACCGCTTGTTTATTTGCTTGGAAACCGCTAGATTTCGGCGGGTTATCCGAGCCCAAAAGCGTGTATGGACCAAAAAGTGTTAGTGCTGAATGGCGACTATACCGCCATCACCCTGTGCAGCGTGCAGAAGGCGTTCGTGCTCTTGTTTCTCGACAAAGCTGAGATGGTGGCCAAGTCGGAGCACGGCACGCTGCGCACCATTTCGCATGCCTACCCCAAGCCCAGCATCATTCGCTTGCAGCGGTACGTGCGCGTGCCCTACAAAGGCATTGCCCTGAGCCGGCACAACATTTTCAAGCGCGACCATTTTGAGTGCCAGTACTGCGGCTCCACCAAAAACCTGACGCTCGACCACGTGGTGCCCCGCTCGCGCGGCGGCGAGTCCTCGTGGACCAACCTGCTCACAGCCTGCGCCCGCTGCAACCACGCCAAGGGCCACCACACGCCCAACGAAGCCGGCCTTACCATCCGGCAGCAGCCCAAGAAACCCACCCTGGCGGGCTTCCTCAAATTATCGGCCGGCACCATCGACCAGAACTGGCACGCGTATTTGAATTGAGCTGAACCGTAAGTTTTAAACTAAGTTGGACCATGCGCCGTTGGAGAGGGGTACCTTTGTGCCTCGTTTCCCTAAATCCCGCCCATGTCCTTACCCAAATTTGCCGCTACACGCTCCTTTCACACCGAGCTTAAAACTCGCATTAATCAATACTTCGAGGAGTCTGGTCGGCCAATGACGGGGGATTCGGGCCTCTTATTAAAGGCAATCTTGTTGGTGGGCACCATGGTCGCGCTTTACGTGCACTTGGTGTTTTTTACGCCGGCTGCCGCCTGGGCCCTGCTCGAGTGTACCCTCATGGGCTGCGTCATTGCGGCCACGGGCTTTAACGTGATGCACGACGGAGCACACGGCAGCTTTTCCCGCTTTCCGTGGCTCAATAAAATGGCGGCCTACACCCTGGGCGTGATGGGCGGCAGCCCCTACATGTGGAATTCCAAGCACAATCTCATCCACCACACCTATACCAACATCGAGGGCCACGACGACGACATCGACGTGAAGCCTTGGATGCGCATGACCCCCGACCAGCCCAAGCACTCGCTGCACCGCTATCAGCACTTCTATTTCTGGGCCCTGTACTGCATGCTGTACATCACTTGGATTTTTGCCATGGACTACCAGAAGTACTTCACCCGTCAAATCGGCGCCATAGGCCTCAAGCCCATGAACGCCGGTGAGCACATCAGCTTCTGGGGCTTCAAAGCCCTCAATTTGGTGCTTTTCGTGGTGCTGCCCATTTACATGGTAGGGTTCCTGCCCTGGTTGGCCGGCTTCTTTCTGAGCATGGCCGTGGCCGGCTTTGTGCTCAGCATGGTGTTCCAATTGGCCCACACCGTAGAGGATGCCGCTTTTCCCGTGCCTCATCCAGTTACTGCTAAACTCGAAGACGAGTGGGCCATCCACCAAGTGCGCACCACGGCCAACTTTGCTACGGATAATAAGGTGGTAAGCTGGTTGGTAGGGGGGCTCAACTTCCAAATTGAGCACCACTTGTTCCCCAAGATTTCGCACGTCCATTACCCCGCCATCAGCAAGATTGTGCAGCAGGTGTGCAGCGAGTTTGACGTGACCTACAACAACTACCGCCACACCCGCTCGGCCATTGCCTCGCACGTAGGCTTCCTCCGCCAGATGGGCCGCGCCGCTTAGGTTGAGCTAAGCCGATAAACAAAAAGCCCCGACGCAGCTGCGTCGGGGCTTTTTGTTTTGCCAGAACGTCATGCTGAGCGGAGTCGAAGCATCTCTACCGCAACACTAAACCAATCGGTCCAACGAAGCAGTAGAGATGCTTCGACTCCGCTCAGCATGACAGCCGGTTATCAAATAATTATCTGCCAACAAACGACAATAAATCCACCGTCAATTGGTCTTTGTCGGTGAAGAACAGGCCGTGGGGCGCCCCCTTGTAAACCTTGTATTCCGCCTGCGGAATCATTTTGGCCGTGCGCGCGCCGCTGGCCTCGATGGGCACTGTCGCGTCTTCATCGCCGTGAATCACCAGAGTGGGCACTTTCACGGCCTGCAAATCAGCCCGGAAGTCGGTGCTGGAAAAGGCCTTGGCGCAGTCGCTCGTGGCATTTGGCGCAGCGAGCGAAGCCACCGTGAAGTTCCAGTCCAGCACGCCCTGGCTCACCGGGTGGCTTATCATGCCCACGCCGTAGAAGCTCTTGGCGAAGGTTTGCAGGAAGTCGAACCGGTCTTTCTTCATGCCGTCCTGCATGCCGTCAAATACCGATTGGGGTACGCCTTCGGGGTTGTTGTCGGTCTTGAGCATAAAGGGCGTCACGGCGCTGATGAAGGCCACGCGGGCAATGCGGGCGTCGCCGTAGGTGCCGAGGTAGCGGGCTATTTCGCCCCCGCCCATCGAGAAGCCCACCAGCGTCACGTTGCTGAGGTCCAGCTCTTCGAGCAGGGCGTTGAGGTCGGCGGCCAGCGTGTCGTAGTCGTAGCCCGTCCACGGGCGCGACGACCGGCCAAAGCCGCGGCGGTCGTACGCCACCACACGCAGGCCGTGCTTGGGCAGCTCCACCATCTGGTGCTCCCACATGGTGTGGTCGAGCGGCCAGCCGTGAATCAGCACCACGGGGTTGCCCTGGCCCCAGTCTTCGTAAAAAATGTTCACCGGATGTCCGGCGGTATCGGTTCCTGCTTTTAGGATGGCCATGCGTGAGAGGGTTTTGGAGTTAAGAGAGATGTTTTTCTCTTACCGTCCGCGGCCGGGTGTGGTTGCAAAGCTCACTGGGCCAATGCCACAATTGAGACGATAGTGGAAGAGGATGATATTATATCCAGCCGTTGAGCTTCGTTAAAAAGCAGGTTAGGGATGACGCCGATGCACTAGCATAACCGCCCCAAATCCTGTACCTTTGCGGCCCCGCCAGGGTGGCGGGCCTTGCTGCACAACGGCAAGGTGTTCAACAAGAACCGCGTAAGGGCCCGGGCACCGGCCGCTACGTTTACCTAAGAGGTGCCCAACAGCTATTTATGGCAGATTTGATTGACGATTTCGACTGGGATAATGTCGGAGCCACCGGTTTTGGTGGAAACTACTCGGCTGACCAGCGTGCCGAGATGGAGAAAATGTACGGCGACACGCTCACGACCGTACAGGAAGAAGAAGTAGTGAAGGGCACCGTGGTTGGCATCACCGACCGCGACGTAATCCTGAACATCGGCTTCAAATCCGATGGTCTTGTGTCGATTACCGAATTCCGCGACCTGCCCGATTTGAAAATCGGCGACGAGGTAGAGGTGTTCATCGAAGACCAGGAAGATGCCAACGGCCAGCTCATCCTGAGCCGCAAGAAAGCTAAAATCAAGCAGGCCTGGAAGGCCATTTACGATGCCCTCGAGCTGGATACCATCCTCGAAGGCGTAGTGAAGCGTCGCACCAAAGGCGGCCTCATCATGGAGCTCGACGGCGTAGAAGCCTTCCTGCCCGGCTCGCAAATCGACGTGAAGCCCATCCGCGACTTCGACATTTATGTGGGCCGTCGCATGGAAGTGAAAGTTGTGAAAATCAACTCCGCTTTCGACAACGTCGTGGTTTCGCACAAAGTACTCATCGAGAAAGACCTCGAGAAGCAGCGTGAAGCCATCCTCAACAACCTGGAGAAAGGCCAGATTCTGGAAGGCAACATCAAGAACATGACCAACTTCGGCGTGTTCATCGACCTCGGCGGTGTCGACGGTCTGCTGCACATCACGGACATCTCGTGGGGCCGCATCGCTCACCCGAGCGAAGTACTCCAGTTGGACCAGAAGCTGAACATCGTGGTTCTGGACTTCGACGAAGCCAAGAAGCGTATTTCGCTGGGCTTGAAGCAGCTGACTCCCCACCCATGGGATTCGCTGCCCGCCGACCTGCAGCCGGGCTCCAAAGTATCGGGCCGCATCGTGAACGTGGCCGACTACGGCGCTTTCATGGAAGTGGTACCGGGCGTAGAAGGCCTCATCCACGTTTCGGAAATGAGCTGGAGCCAGCACCTGCGCAACCCGCAGGACTTCATCAAGCAGGGCGACACGGTAGAAGCGCAAATTCTGACGCTCGACCGCGAAGACCGCAAGATGAGCCTCGGCATCAAGCAACTGACCGAAGACCCCTGGACGCGTGGCGACTTCGGCGACAAGTACGCCGTGGGCACCAAGCACAGCGGCCTCGTGCGCAACCTGACCAACTTCGGCCTGTTCGTTGAGCTGGAAGAGGGTGTAGACGGCCTCGTGCACGTTTCGGACCTGTCGTGGACCAAGAAAATCAAGCACCCATCGGAAATGGTGAAGGTGGGCGACAAGCTGGACGTAGTTGTTCTGGAGCTGGACCTGGGCGCCCGTCGCCTGGCCCTGGGCCACAAGCAGCTGGAGGAAAACCCCTGGGATACGTTCCAGTCGGTATTCACCCCCGGCTCGGTACACCGTGCTACCATCACCGAGAAGTCGGAGCGTGGCGCTGTTCTCGAGTTGCCTTACGGCATCGAGGGCTTCGCTTACCCCAAGTCGCTGGTGAAGGAAGACGGCAGCACCGCCGAAAACGGCGAAGCACTGGACTTCCGCGTAACCGAGTTCTCGAAGGATGACCGCCGCATCGTGCTTTCGCACACTGCCGTGTACAACCAGGCTGCAGCCGCCGAGGACGACAGCCGCAACGCCAAGTTCAAGAAGAAGACCAACGCCAAAGGCGGTGAGCCCCAGGGCGAAGGCAAAATCAGCGACCTGAAGAAGACCGAAGAGAAGTCCACCCTGGGCGACCTCGACGCGCTGAGCGCCCTGCGCGACCAGATGATGGGCAACGAGCGCAAGGCTGGCGAGCAGAAGCTTGCTGCTGCCGCTGCCAAGCCTGCTGCTGAGGAAGCTCCTGCTGCCAAGGCTCCGAAGGCCGCCAAAGCTGCTCCGGCTGCTGAGGCACCGGCCGAAGAGGGTGGCTTGCTGGCCGGCATCGCCGGTGCTGCCACTGCTGCCTTCGACAAGGTGAAGGAAGTAGCCGCCGACGCTGCCGAAGCCGTTTCGCACAACGAGACCTTCGACAAAGTGAAGCACGCTGCCACCGACGCCGTAGACGCCGTAACCCACTCCGCTGCTTTCGAGAAAGCTTCGGAAGTAGCCGGCGACTTGGTTGACAAAGCCAAAGACCTGATTGCCGGCGACGACGCCGACAAAAAGGACGACGAAGCCAAAGCCTAACGCTTAGCTTCCGCTACTGAAAAAGCCCCGGCCGCAATGCCGGGGCTTTTTTTGTGCCTTAGCCTTGCCCACCCCAAACGGGCTGCTTACCTTTGCGCTCCCAAAGACCACTACTGGTGACGTGACCGAGTGGCTAGGTAGAGGTCTGCAAAACCTCCTACGGCGGTTCGAATCCGCCCGTCACCTCTGAGTATTAAGGAAGAAGCCCCATTTGCCAACCGGCAGGTGGGGCTTTTTTCTTGCTAGGCATGGTGGTTTGACGGTTTTGGGCTGCATTATGCCTAAATTTAGCAGCCAAGCCCGGGGTACTTACGTACGGGGCTTCAAACGCCTTTCCTTTCCACACATGAAAATCATTGACCTGCGCACCATGCGCGGCCCAAGCTACTGGTCTGTTAAACACACCAAGCTTATCGTTGCCAAAGTTGATTTGGAAGAATTTGCCGGGAAATGGTCGAATGCCGTGCCCGGGCTGGGCGGGCGGTTAATCAAGCTCTTCCCGAACATTGGGCAGGCGCAGCCGAGCGGCATGAGCGGCGGCAAGCAGTCGGCCAAGCGCCCACCGCTCAATTTGGACCAGCTGAACGACGGCGAACCGTTGGGCCACGTCATCTACCACGTAGCCCTGGAGCTCCAGCGGCTGGCCGGCATGCCCGTGTTCTGGGGCAAGTCGTACCCGGCGCAGGAGGAAGGGGTGGAGTACGTGGTGTTTGACTACCAGGAGGAGCGCGCCGGGCGCCGGGCCATCGAGGCGGCCGTGGAGATAGTGGAGGCGGTGTGCAAAAAAGAGAAGGTGGACCTGAAACCCATCATCGACGAGTTGCACGAAATTCGGGAAGAAGAGTTTATTGGGCCCAGCACCTATAGCATTGTGGCGGAAGCGGCGTCCCGTAACATTCCCTACATCTCGCTCAAGAACAGCAACATCATCCAGTTGGGCTACGGCGTGAACCAGAAGCGCATCTGGGCCACCACTACCAGCTACACGTCGCACGCCGGGGTGGAGGTAGCCGGCAATAAGAACCGCACCAAGGCCATGCTGAAAGACGCGGGCGTGCCCGTGCCCCGCGGCACCACCGTGTACTCGGAAGACGGCCTGCGCGACGCCATCGAAGAGCTGGGCTTCCCCATCGTGACCAAGCCCCTGGATGGCAACCACGGCAAGGGCGCCACCATCCGCATCATGAACTGGAAGGATGCCGCGGAGGGGCTGAAGGCCGCCCAGGCGTATTCGCGGGCCGTGATTGTGGAGCAGTTCATCGAAGGCTTTGACTTCCGCTTGCTGGTGGTGAACGGCAAGCTCATTGCCGCCGCCAAGCGCACGCCCGCCGCCGTGACCGGCGATGGCAGTAGCACCATTCAGCAGCTGATTGACGAAGTGAACAAAGACCCCCGGCGCGGCGTGGGCCACGAGAAAGTGCTCACGGCCATCAAAGCCGATAAGCACACGCTGGACATTCTCAAAAGCAAGGACCTGACGCTAAAATCGGTGTTGCCCGCCGGCGAGACGCTGTACCTGAAGAGCACGGCTAACATCAGCACGGGCGGCACCGCTGCCGATGTGACCGATATGATGCACCCCTACAACGTGCTGCTGGCCGAGCGGGTGGCAGGCATCGTGGGGCTCGACATCTGCGGCATCGACCTCATGGCCACCGACATTGCCGTGCCGCTCAACGAAAGCCGCGGCGCCGTGATTGAAGTAAACGCCGCCCCGGGATTCCGCATGCACATTTCGCCGGCCGAAGGGCTGCCGCGCAACGTGGCCGCGCCCGTGGTCGACATGCTGTTTCCGCCCGGTTCCACGGCCCGCATCCCCATCATTGCCGTGACGGGTACCAACGGCAAAACCACCACCACCCGCCTCATTGCGCACCTGGTGGCCAGCAAGGGCTACAAGGTGGGCTTCACCACCACCGACGGTATTTACATTCAGGGCGTGCAATTGCAAAAAGGCGACTGCACCGGCAGCCAAAGCGCTGAATTTGTGTTGAAGGACCCTACCGTAAACTACGC
This region of Hymenobacter sedentarius genomic DNA includes:
- the tsaD gene encoding tRNA (adenosine(37)-N6)-threonylcarbamoyltransferase complex transferase subunit TsaD, coding for MLARPIILAIESSCDDTGAAVLAGGQLLSNVVATQKVHEQYGGVVPELASRAHQQHMLPVVTAALQEAGITKEDLDAVAVTQGPGLLGSLLVGGMFAKTLALALGKPLLAVNHMRAHILAHFLRDPKPTFPFLCLTVSGGHTQLVVVKSALEMEVMGQTIDDAAGEAFDKTAKLLGLPYPGGPHLDKLARQGDPQRFAFPVGAMPGYDFSFSGLKTSVLYFLKKETAANPDFVAENLPDLCASIQHTIVATLLRQLRRAAADTGLTQVALAGGVAANSGLRTALEAEAVAQGWEVFIPDFAFCTDNAAMVAMTAHFQFEAGDFATQLTSPDPRLKL
- the smpB gene encoding SsrA-binding protein SmpB encodes the protein MAKDDKPAIINIKNRRASHEYTFLAKYDAGVMLQGTEIKSIRDGNVNLQDGYCLFHTDGSLWIHGVRIAPYSLGTYNNHDAMRERKLLLNKRELKQLAGKSVDQGLTIVPLRLFVTDRGFAKIEIALAQGKKLFDKRNDLKEKAQKRDMERL
- a CDS encoding C40 family peptidase; this encodes MNPGICALSAVPVRAEPNDRAELVTQLLFGECYQVLVKQENWFQVQLAADGYVGWMDYKQHTPVSAEYYDAWCAQDHPRVLDVVQAVSDATTKIPLTLGSRLPFFDGMNLRLGDRQYFFNGTATNPTAAPDPVRQAALLRKMALLYLKAPYVWGGKSVFGLDCSGLCQQLYGLVGIQLPRDARQQIDHGRPVHFVAQAKPGDLAFFDNAEGRIVHVGMVMDEGQILHAHGEVRLDPLDHNGIYNRDRQRYSHKLRLLKRLLPE
- a CDS encoding HNH endonuclease, with the translated sequence MDQKVLVLNGDYTAITLCSVQKAFVLLFLDKAEMVAKSEHGTLRTISHAYPKPSIIRLQRYVRVPYKGIALSRHNIFKRDHFECQYCGSTKNLTLDHVVPRSRGGESSWTNLLTACARCNHAKGHHTPNEAGLTIRQQPKKPTLAGFLKLSAGTIDQNWHAYLN
- a CDS encoding acyl-CoA desaturase codes for the protein MVALYVHLVFFTPAAAWALLECTLMGCVIAATGFNVMHDGAHGSFSRFPWLNKMAAYTLGVMGGSPYMWNSKHNLIHHTYTNIEGHDDDIDVKPWMRMTPDQPKHSLHRYQHFYFWALYCMLYITWIFAMDYQKYFTRQIGAIGLKPMNAGEHISFWGFKALNLVLFVVLPIYMVGFLPWLAGFFLSMAVAGFVLSMVFQLAHTVEDAAFPVPHPVTAKLEDEWAIHQVRTTANFATDNKVVSWLVGGLNFQIEHHLFPKISHVHYPAISKIVQQVCSEFDVTYNNYRHTRSAIASHVGFLRQMGRAA
- a CDS encoding alpha/beta fold hydrolase; the encoded protein is MAILKAGTDTAGHPVNIFYEDWGQGNPVVLIHGWPLDHTMWEHQMVELPKHGLRVVAYDRRGFGRSSRPWTGYDYDTLAADLNALLEELDLSNVTLVGFSMGGGEIARYLGTYGDARIARVAFISAVTPFMLKTDNNPEGVPQSVFDGMQDGMKKDRFDFLQTFAKSFYGVGMISHPVSQGVLDWNFTVASLAAPNATSDCAKAFSSTDFRADLQAVKVPTLVIHGDEDATVPIEASGARTAKMIPQAEYKVYKGAPHGLFFTDKDQLTVDLLSFVGR
- the rpsA gene encoding 30S ribosomal protein S1 codes for the protein MADLIDDFDWDNVGATGFGGNYSADQRAEMEKMYGDTLTTVQEEEVVKGTVVGITDRDVILNIGFKSDGLVSITEFRDLPDLKIGDEVEVFIEDQEDANGQLILSRKKAKIKQAWKAIYDALELDTILEGVVKRRTKGGLIMELDGVEAFLPGSQIDVKPIRDFDIYVGRRMEVKVVKINSAFDNVVVSHKVLIEKDLEKQREAILNNLEKGQILEGNIKNMTNFGVFIDLGGVDGLLHITDISWGRIAHPSEVLQLDQKLNIVVLDFDEAKKRISLGLKQLTPHPWDSLPADLQPGSKVSGRIVNVADYGAFMEVVPGVEGLIHVSEMSWSQHLRNPQDFIKQGDTVEAQILTLDREDRKMSLGIKQLTEDPWTRGDFGDKYAVGTKHSGLVRNLTNFGLFVELEEGVDGLVHVSDLSWTKKIKHPSEMVKVGDKLDVVVLELDLGARRLALGHKQLEENPWDTFQSVFTPGSVHRATITEKSERGAVLELPYGIEGFAYPKSLVKEDGSTAENGEALDFRVTEFSKDDRRIVLSHTAVYNQAAAAEDDSRNAKFKKKTNAKGGEPQGEGKISDLKKTEEKSTLGDLDALSALRDQMMGNERKAGEQKLAAAAAKPAAEEAPAAKAPKAAKAAPAAEAPAEEGGLLAGIAGAATAAFDKVKEVAADAAEAVSHNETFDKVKHAATDAVDAVTHSAAFEKASEVAGDLVDKAKDLIAGDDADKKDDEAKA
- the cphA gene encoding cyanophycin synthetase, producing the protein MKIIDLRTMRGPSYWSVKHTKLIVAKVDLEEFAGKWSNAVPGLGGRLIKLFPNIGQAQPSGMSGGKQSAKRPPLNLDQLNDGEPLGHVIYHVALELQRLAGMPVFWGKSYPAQEEGVEYVVFDYQEERAGRRAIEAAVEIVEAVCKKEKVDLKPIIDELHEIREEEFIGPSTYSIVAEAASRNIPYISLKNSNIIQLGYGVNQKRIWATTTSYTSHAGVEVAGNKNRTKAMLKDAGVPVPRGTTVYSEDGLRDAIEELGFPIVTKPLDGNHGKGATIRIMNWKDAAEGLKAAQAYSRAVIVEQFIEGFDFRLLVVNGKLIAAAKRTPAAVTGDGSSTIQQLIDEVNKDPRRGVGHEKVLTAIKADKHTLDILKSKDLTLKSVLPAGETLYLKSTANISTGGTAADVTDMMHPYNVLLAERVAGIVGLDICGIDLMATDIAVPLNESRGAVIEVNAAPGFRMHISPAEGLPRNVAAPVVDMLFPPGSTARIPIIAVTGTNGKTTTTRLIAHLVASKGYKVGFTTTDGIYIQGVQLQKGDCTGSQSAEFVLKDPTVNYAVLETARGGMLRSGLGFNTCDIAVVTNVAADHLGMRDINTVEEMAAVKGVLPRTVRKSGWAVLNADDDLVYAMARTVDCRVALFSMDENNPRILEHVEGGGVAAVYEEGYITIYKNSYKLRIDRAAEFPVTFGGRAGFNIENSLAAALAGYLAGFDRDDIKTALRTFVPSGSKTPGRMNSYKFPKFEVIVDYAHNTAGITKFAEFMEATTATRKIGVISGLGDRRDEDTLSFARIAGRIFDEVILRQNDDLRGKSAEYLREIMERGLRLDKPDLPITYIEDEMESIDYVLENAPEGAVITLLTEDISATLAKLDEYESLVTAQ